The Thermoplasmata archaeon nucleotide sequence CTAGGCCTGCGCCCCAAGGTCCACGCGGACGAGATCGCAGATACGGGCGGCGCCGGGCTCGCGGCGGCGGTCCGCGCGGTCTCCGCGGACCATGTCCTTCGGACCTCCGAGGCAGGGATGGAGGCGATGGCCCAGGCGGGCGTGATTGCCACGCTGCTCCCGGCGACGTCCCTCTCGTCCCGGGTGCCCTACGCGGACGGTCGCCGCTGGATCGCCGCGGGCGTGCCTGTGGCCCTGGGCACGGACTTCAACCCGAACTGCTGGTGCGAGTCCATGCAGCTCGTGATCGCCCTGGCGTGCCACCACAACGGCCTCCTTCCGGCGCAGGCGATCACCGCGGCGACGATCAACGCGGCGCACGCGATCGGACGTGGGGACGAAGTCGGATCCCTCGAGCGTGGGAAGTTGGCCGACCTCCTGATCTTGGATGCGCCCAGCTACCATCACCTAGGATACCGCCTCGGTGGTGACCTGGCCGAGGCCGTCGTCAAGCGGGGCCGGATTCGCAAGGGCCGCGCGCTGACCCGCTGACACGCCCGCGGACCACGACGTGGCGGGATCGGTTCACGACACGGTCGCGTTCTCGAGGCGCGAGCCGGCGCGCACGGTCATGTCGTCCCCGATGATGCTTCGGGAAATGTGGGCGCCTTCCCCGATCACACAGTTCTGGGAGACCACGCTGTCCACGATCTCCGCGCCTGGCCCCACGACGCTGCCCTCAAGGACGATGCTTTTCCGGACCACCGCCCGGCCCTCGAGGCGAGCGGACTCGTAGAGGCACGCGTTGTCCACGACGCTCGCGCGCCGCATCGTGGCGGCCGGCCCAACGTAGCACGGGCCTGTCAACGTCACGCCGTCCTCGAGCACGGCGCTGGCGTCCAGGATCACGGGTCCCTCGCTCGCGACGCCCGGGCGGCGCAGCGGCTTGCCCTCCCGGCGCACAACCTCCATGGACGCGAGCCAGAGGTCATGCGGCCGGCCGATGTCCATCCAGACTCCCTCGAGCCGCTGGCCGTACAGCGCGAGGCCCTTGGACATGAGCTTGGGGAAGAGGTCCTTGGAAAAGTCGAACTTCTGGTCCGCGGGGATGAAGTCCAGGATCTCGGGCTCGCACACGTAGATGCCCGCGTTCGCGAGCTTGGAGAACGCCTCCTCCTTGGGCGGCTTCTCCTTGAACTTCTGGATGCGGCCCTTCGCGTCGAGGCCCACGATCCCGTACTGGGTCGGGTCCTCGACCTCGGTCAGGGCGATCGTGACGACGCCTCCCTTGCGCTTGTGGAAGTCGTACAGGGCGCGGAAGTCCACATCCGCGAGGATGTCGCCCATGGCGACGACGAAGGTGTCATCGATGAAGTTCGCGACGCGCCGCACGGCGCCCGCGGTCCCCGCCGGATTCGCCTCGAAGCTGTACAGGATGGAGGCGTTGTAGTCGAGGCCGTCCCCGATGCTCTTGATCAGCGTGTCGCTCAGGTAGGAGGTCGTCGTGATGATCTCCTGGAATCCGGAGGCCACCAGGGACCGAATCACGTAGTCGATGCAGGGTCGGCCCGCGACGGGCATGAGGGGCTTGGGGCGCTTGTACGTGAGCGGCTTAAGGCGCGTGCCCTCCCCGCCCGCGAGGACGATCGCCTTCATGCTCAGATCTCCACGCGGCCTTTTTGGAGGAGCGCCTTGACGGCCTGATCCGCCGCCTCCTCGAGCTTCTTCTCGTCGTACAGCGCGCGACGGACGGAACGGTTCTGGGTTCGCAAGAGGTCCCGGGCCTCCCTCGCCTCCGCGCGCTTCGCGCCACGGATCGACAGGACCTTGTCCCGCATCTCCACCACCTTCGCGTGGACCTCGTCCGCCTTCCCCCGAGCCTCGAGATACGCCTCGTGCTTCGCATTCCCCTCGACGATGAGCGCGGAGATCTCCTGGACGAGCTCGATCGTCTCCTGATGGACGGCCTGGGCCCGGGCGCTGAGCTCGGAGGCGATCTTGTGCTCCGCGTCCGCCTTCGCGAACAAGTCTGTGATCG carries:
- a CDS encoding NDP-sugar synthase, which produces MKAIVLAGGEGTRLKPLTYKRPKPLMPVAGRPCIDYVIRSLVASGFQEIITTTSYLSDTLIKSIGDGLDYNASILYSFEANPAGTAGAVRRVANFIDDTFVVAMGDILADVDFRALYDFHKRKGGVVTIALTEVEDPTQYGIVGLDAKGRIQKFKEKPPKEEAFSKLANAGIYVCEPEILDFIPADQKFDFSKDLFPKLMSKGLALYGQRLEGVWMDIGRPHDLWLASMEVVRREGKPLRRPGVASEGPVILDASAVLEDGVTLTGPCYVGPAATMRRASVVDNACLYESARLEGRAVVRKSIVLEGSVVGPGAEIVDSVVSQNCVIGEGAHISRSIIGDDMTVRAGSRLENATVS